Proteins from one Amycolatopsis endophytica genomic window:
- a CDS encoding enoyl-CoA hydratase-related protein has protein sequence MTDELVHYSVASGVATITLDSPHNRNALSAQLRRELSGSLAKAADDDNVRVIVLTHTGRVFCAGMDLKEANGAGAGDQGVNEFPRILEQIWSSPKPVVAKLSGVARAGGVGMVAAADIVVATNEVTFAFSEVRIGVVPAVISLTVLPRVNPRAAQELFLTGEVFDAGRAAEIGLINTAVEAHMLDAETDRYVQALTLGGPAALAATKRLLASPRPATPSDGFPDMLELSARFFASEEGQEGIRSFAEKRKPNWVPQD, from the coding sequence GTGACTGATGAACTGGTGCACTACTCGGTGGCGAGCGGTGTCGCGACCATCACCCTCGACTCACCGCACAACCGGAACGCCCTCTCCGCCCAGCTGCGTCGTGAGCTGTCCGGCTCGCTGGCCAAGGCGGCGGACGACGACAACGTCCGGGTGATCGTCCTCACCCACACCGGCAGGGTGTTCTGCGCGGGCATGGACCTCAAGGAGGCCAACGGCGCCGGGGCGGGTGACCAGGGCGTCAACGAGTTCCCGCGGATCCTGGAGCAGATCTGGTCCAGCCCCAAGCCGGTCGTCGCGAAGCTGTCCGGCGTCGCGCGGGCGGGGGGCGTCGGGATGGTTGCCGCGGCGGACATCGTCGTCGCCACCAACGAGGTGACCTTCGCGTTCTCCGAGGTGCGCATCGGCGTGGTGCCCGCGGTGATCTCGCTGACCGTCCTGCCGCGCGTGAACCCGCGTGCGGCGCAGGAACTGTTCCTGACCGGCGAGGTGTTCGACGCCGGGCGCGCCGCCGAGATCGGGCTGATCAACACCGCCGTCGAGGCGCACATGCTCGACGCGGAGACCGACCGCTACGTGCAGGCGCTCACCCTCGGTGGCCCGGCCGCCCTGGCCGCCACCAAACGGCTCCTCGCCAGCCCGCGCCCGGCCACGCCGTCCGACGGGTTCCCCGACATGCTCGAGCTGTCCGCGCGTTTCTTCGCCAGCGAGGAAGGGCAGGAGGGCATCCGCTCCTTCGCCGAAAAACGCAAGCCGAACTGGGTTCCCCAGGACTAA
- a CDS encoding ribonuclease domain-containing protein, producing the protein MSSRRRITVALVGLIVLVFAGWIVRETTTSTEPEAGLTALSGLPPEAGQTWRLIQAGGPFPYRTDGTVFQNREQRLPGRESGYYREYTVPTPGSEDRGARRLVTGGQAELYYTGDHYASFVQVDPSK; encoded by the coding sequence GTGTCAAGCAGGAGGCGGATCACCGTCGCGCTGGTCGGGCTCATCGTGCTCGTGTTCGCTGGGTGGATCGTCCGCGAGACGACCACGTCGACCGAGCCCGAGGCGGGTCTCACCGCACTGTCCGGTCTGCCGCCCGAAGCCGGGCAGACGTGGCGTCTGATCCAGGCGGGCGGCCCGTTCCCGTACCGCACCGACGGAACCGTGTTCCAGAACCGGGAGCAGCGGCTTCCCGGCAGGGAGAGCGGCTACTACCGCGAGTACACGGTGCCGACGCCCGGCAGCGAGGACCGCGGTGCCCGGCGGTTGGTCACCGGGGGGCAGGCCGAGCTGTACTACACCGGCGATCACTACGCTTCCTTCGTCCAGGTCGACCCGTCGAAGTAG
- a CDS encoding barstar family protein, which translates to MSQTSSQIVEQARARGAYSHLIGNRPADKMAALDAIASALSFPDWFGRNLDALYDCLTDLSWLPYGEHVLVWAGSDLLKDADPKSYLAIRGVLSDAERALAPGGDRTDRRRLTVALSDD; encoded by the coding sequence ATGTCCCAGACGTCTTCGCAGATCGTCGAGCAGGCCCGCGCGCGTGGCGCCTACTCGCACCTCATCGGCAACCGCCCGGCGGACAAGATGGCCGCGCTCGACGCCATCGCGTCCGCCCTGTCCTTTCCGGACTGGTTCGGCCGCAACCTGGACGCGCTGTACGACTGCCTCACCGATCTGTCGTGGCTGCCCTACGGCGAGCACGTCCTGGTCTGGGCGGGTTCCGACCTGCTCAAGGACGCCGACCCCAAGTCCTACCTGGCGATCCGAGGTGTCCTCTCGGACGCCGAACGGGCCCTCGCGCCGGGCGGCGACCGCACCGACCGGCGCCGGCTGACGGTCGCCCTCAGCGACGATTAG
- a CDS encoding alpha/beta fold hydrolase: protein MTAVQREIEEPPGSRPAGPEDVRAGHRSFAGVRTRVLEVGPKPRRGTGRLVLLHGYCDSADTWRPALAELAAAGIPAVAVDLPGFGEADPLRSGAMLAQMDAFVAAVTRFYSDRGKVVLAGNSLGGTLSLRAACRHELPVAGVVSIAAPGFVDSWLVRTVGKYPLPLRLAASLPLPVPGFLVRTVAEFVVPRLLYADRAAADLTHVARFTGLFPDFRSTTTRLDQARQLVAELTGAYDGLESIKVPLLVVACGRDRLVTAAAGRRLHALVPHSRLMLREEWGHCPQLDDPVAIAELLSYFRASALHKRGRRAVGAAPKAAAV from the coding sequence ATGACCGCAGTGCAGCGGGAGATCGAGGAGCCGCCGGGCTCGCGACCGGCCGGCCCGGAGGACGTCCGGGCCGGCCATCGGAGTTTCGCCGGCGTGCGCACCAGGGTGCTCGAAGTCGGGCCCAAGCCCAGGCGGGGCACCGGAAGACTCGTCCTGCTGCACGGCTACTGCGACAGCGCCGACACCTGGCGCCCGGCGCTGGCCGAACTGGCCGCCGCCGGGATCCCCGCGGTCGCGGTCGACCTGCCCGGTTTCGGCGAGGCGGATCCGCTGCGTTCCGGCGCGATGCTGGCCCAGATGGACGCCTTCGTCGCCGCGGTCACCCGCTTCTACTCCGACCGCGGCAAGGTCGTGCTGGCCGGCAACTCGCTGGGCGGCACGCTGAGCCTGCGCGCCGCGTGCCGCCACGAGCTGCCGGTCGCCGGGGTCGTGTCGATCGCCGCACCCGGCTTCGTCGACTCCTGGCTCGTGCGCACCGTCGGGAAGTACCCGCTGCCGCTGCGCCTGGCCGCGTCCCTGCCGCTGCCGGTGCCCGGGTTCCTCGTGCGGACCGTCGCCGAGTTCGTGGTCCCGCGGCTGCTCTACGCCGACCGCGCGGCCGCCGACCTCACCCACGTGGCCCGGTTCACCGGGCTGTTCCCGGACTTCCGGTCGACCACCACGCGCCTGGACCAGGCCCGTCAGCTGGTCGCCGAGCTGACCGGCGCCTACGACGGCCTGGAGTCGATCAAGGTCCCGCTGCTGGTGGTCGCCTGCGGCCGGGACCGCCTGGTCACCGCCGCCGCGGGACGCCGCCTGCATGCGCTCGTGCCGCACAGCAGGCTGATGCTGCGCGAGGAGTGGGGACACTGCCCGCAGCTGGACGACCCGGTCGCGATCGCCGAGCTGCTGA
- a CDS encoding DUF3558 domain-containing protein, with amino-acid sequence MTIIVRVAQTVTGVACLAAATIACTSTVAGTASPVVTSSAASDVFAGLNACQVLDRLVAGEGFDPGVNKSRRNECGATKPEFGTYGLALDPVQGLREFAETSEDVVTTSVNGRNALQASIPLGGCAIAIEVGEHARAMVQVSLSTTPRDPQACVDAQAFAEKLEPLLPR; translated from the coding sequence GTGACCATCATCGTTCGTGTTGCGCAGACCGTAACGGGCGTTGCATGTCTTGCGGCGGCCACGATTGCCTGCACCAGTACGGTTGCGGGCACAGCATCGCCCGTCGTGACATCGAGTGCGGCTTCCGATGTTTTCGCCGGCCTCAACGCCTGCCAGGTCCTTGATCGGCTCGTCGCCGGGGAAGGGTTCGATCCGGGGGTGAACAAGAGTCGACGCAATGAGTGTGGCGCCACGAAGCCGGAATTCGGGACGTATGGTCTGGCGCTCGATCCCGTGCAGGGGCTTCGCGAATTCGCCGAGACCAGCGAGGACGTGGTTACTACCTCGGTTAACGGACGTAACGCCCTGCAGGCGTCGATTCCCTTGGGCGGATGTGCGATAGCGATCGAGGTCGGTGAGCACGCTCGCGCGATGGTCCAGGTGTCACTGTCGACTACTCCACGCGATCCGCAAGCGTGTGTGGACGCCCAGGCATTCGCTGAGAAGCTTGAGCCTTTGCTGCCACGGTGA
- a CDS encoding quinone oxidoreductase family protein has protein sequence MFAVYASEPNPENPLDALVVGERPEPEVPEGWVKVAVKAASLNMHDIWTLRGVGIKPDQFPMILGCDGAGVLEDGTEVVLHSVINAPGWQGDDTLDPKRTLLTEKHQGTFADHVIVPARNAVPKPPGLSFAEAATMGTAWLTAYRMLFVKSGLRPGQTMLVQGASGGVSTALVQLGRAAGLRVWVTGRSEEKRALAEQLGAHQTFESGARLPERVDGVFETVGKATWGHSLKSLKPGGIVVVSGSTSGPDPSADLQRVFFLQLRVAGSTMGTRDELEDMLRYLELTGIRPRIGKELPLSEAAEGMRLMQEGETSGKVVFTH, from the coding sequence ATGTTCGCCGTGTACGCCTCAGAACCGAACCCCGAAAACCCGCTCGACGCGCTGGTCGTCGGCGAGCGTCCGGAACCCGAGGTCCCCGAGGGCTGGGTCAAGGTCGCCGTCAAGGCCGCCAGCCTGAACATGCACGACATCTGGACCCTGCGCGGGGTCGGGATCAAACCGGACCAGTTCCCGATGATCCTCGGCTGCGACGGCGCCGGCGTGCTGGAGGACGGCACCGAGGTCGTGCTGCACTCGGTGATCAACGCGCCCGGCTGGCAGGGCGACGACACCCTCGACCCGAAGCGCACACTGCTCACCGAGAAGCACCAGGGCACCTTCGCCGATCACGTGATCGTCCCCGCCCGCAACGCCGTGCCGAAGCCGCCCGGGCTGTCGTTCGCCGAGGCCGCGACGATGGGCACGGCGTGGCTGACGGCCTACCGGATGCTGTTCGTGAAGTCCGGGCTGCGGCCCGGTCAGACAATGCTCGTGCAGGGCGCCTCCGGCGGCGTGTCCACGGCTCTCGTGCAGCTCGGTCGCGCCGCGGGCCTGCGGGTGTGGGTCACCGGCCGCTCCGAGGAGAAGCGGGCACTGGCCGAGCAGCTGGGCGCGCACCAGACGTTCGAGTCCGGTGCGCGGCTGCCCGAGCGGGTGGACGGGGTGTTCGAGACCGTCGGCAAGGCGACCTGGGGCCACTCGCTCAAATCGCTCAAACCGGGCGGGATCGTGGTCGTGTCCGGCTCGACCAGTGGCCCGGACCCGAGCGCGGACCTGCAGCGGGTGTTCTTCCTCCAGCTGCGCGTCGCCGGGTCCACCATGGGCACCCGCGACGAGCTGGAGGACATGCTCCGCTACCTCGAACTCACCGGCATCCGGCCGCGGATCGGCAAGGAGCTGCCGCTGTCCGAGGCCGCCGAAGGGATGCGCCTGATGCAGGAGGGCGAGACCTCCGGGAAGGTCGTCTTCACCCACTGA